Proteins from a genomic interval of Gossypium hirsutum isolate 1008001.06 chromosome A09, Gossypium_hirsutum_v2.1, whole genome shotgun sequence:
- the LOC107889116 gene encoding uncharacterized protein, with protein MENDSLQTSLAWLRDILQGKIGHGLDARVLQGLRVIHAEKGFMRFDFVVPKSVSDIDGNWNVGALASLVDLLGGVTIFSFANRVVTSVDFSVSYYSTAKIQEHVLIESKVSANKGNLIHVVVEVKRKGNGEVIAVGKQWMASNKLSVAQVSNL; from the exons ATGGAAAATGATTCGTTGCAGACATCTTTAGCATGGCTTCGCGATATTCTTCAAGGTAAAATAGGCCATGGATTGGATGCCAGAGTTCTCCAAGGACTACGCGTTATCCATGCCGAAAAGGGATTTATGcgatttgattttgttgttccAAAATCTGTCTCT GATATTGATGGAAATTGGAATGTTGGAGCTTTAGCATCGTTGGTCGATCTCCTCGGTGGTGTTACTATTTTCTCGTTTGCCAATCGTGTCGTTACTTCTGTTGATTTCAGCGTTTCGTATTATTCAACAGCTAAGATTCAG GAACATGTGTTGATAGAATCAAAGGTTAGTGCAAACAAAGGAAACCTCATACATGTGGTGGTTGAAGttaaaaggaaaggaaatggtGAAGTAATTGCTGTAGGTAAACAATGGATGGCTTCAAATAAACTCAGTGTTGCCCAAGTGAGTAATCTTTGA